Proteins from one Streptococcus mitis B6 genomic window:
- the tnpB gene encoding IS66 family insertion sequence element accessory protein TnpB (TnpB, as the term is used for proteins encoded by IS66 family insertion elements, is considered an accessory protein, since TnpC, encoded by a neighboring gene, is a DDE family transposase.): MMIQLSDLGQVYLVCGKTDMRQGIDSLAYVVKSHFELDPFSGQVFLFCGGRKARFKALYWDGQGFWLLYKRFENGKLTWPSTEKDVKALTPEQVDWLMKGFSITPKINPSESRDFY; the protein is encoded by the coding sequence ATGATGATTCAACTAAGCGATTTAGGTCAAGTTTACCTTGTTTGTGGTAAGACAGATATGAGGCAGGGAATAGACTCCTTAGCCTATGTGGTTAAAAGCCACTTTGAATTGGATCCTTTCTCAGGTCAAGTCTTTCTCTTTTGTGGTGGACGTAAAGCCCGCTTTAAAGCCCTTTACTGGGATGGTCAAGGATTCTGGTTACTTTACAAACGCTTTGAGAACGGTAAGTTGACTTGGCCAAGTACAGAAAAGGATGTCAAAGCTCTCACACCTGAACAAGTAGATTGGCTGATGAAGGGATTTTCTATCACTCCCAAAATAAATCCATCAGAAAGTCGTGATTTCTATTGA